The sequence CCGGCGAACTGGTGGGCGTGCAACCCCATGGTCCGCGCCTGCAGGGTGAGGTGTGCTGCGGCCTGGCCGACGTCATAGAGGGCGTAGTCGCTGTAGGCAGGTGCGTCGTCCTCGTCGCCGGTGCGGACCTGCGCCGCGGTGACGAAGACGACCGAGGCACGCGGCACCCAGCCCGAGTTCCCGCGGCTCAGTCGCGCGACGAGCCTGGCGTGGTTGGCCGAGCCGCGCTCGCAGACGAAGAACACCCACGGTTGCGAGTTGCCGGCCGACGGAGCCCACTGCGCGGCGGCGAGCAGGAGGTCGATCTCAGCGCGGGACAACGTGTG comes from Nocardioides piscis and encodes:
- a CDS encoding nitroreductase family protein, whose product is MSSEGPQAPRPGAEGLSEPLRSRWSPSVYDDQHTLSRAEIDLLLAAAQWAPSAGNSQPWVFFVCERGSANHARLVARLSRGNSGWVPRASVVFVTAAQVRTGDEDDAPAYSDYALYDVGQAAAHLTLQARTMGLHAHQFAGFDHEGLASDLELPATHVLLTGVAVGMQGDPSTVDERTAARDHKARVRRGLDEIARAGAWQESWRPIRIGTPDEGQT